From one Dermacentor silvarum isolate Dsil-2018 chromosome 3, BIME_Dsil_1.4, whole genome shotgun sequence genomic stretch:
- the LOC119446474 gene encoding uncharacterized protein LOC119446474, whose product MAGRSVRVITLGDPNDMVCMDGGVRVIAVDPSAQQPQMMPASCQSSLTKVFCGPVETIGMPACPKIKGSRLDWRITPEGGLEVTVGKPLTKEEEEKRERDRCKECQDDNKDKDKDKDKAAAKPAAASGSGTKLATLASMKSKLCDPLSLLANKRLPICFETTLGQETAPGLTSVTVINEQPGNPVMVQPRPAPVPSSRGCGPPGVQVICSSDGYGGYQQPTVTTCSGGGGGSGNFTGVRIRADSSSSMGRRCEQLLPEPCPAMQAIRIMDDGMANRRSSSRVVHIFEDPPGPSRSTRGSSRDRQVTARVVHIEEECPDYG is encoded by the exons ATGGCCGGCAGGAGCGTTCGCGTCATCACGCTGGGCGACCCCAACGACATGGTCTGCATGGACGGAGGCGTGCGCGTGATCGCGGTCGACCCCTCGGCGCAGCAGCCCCAGATGATGCCCGCTTCCTGCCAGTCTTCGCTCACCAAGGTCTTCTGCGGCCCCGTGGAGACCATCGGCATGCCTGCGTGCCCGAAAATCAAGGGGTCGCGCCTCGACTGGCGCATCACGCCCGAGGGAGGCCTCGAGGTCACCGTGGGCAAACCGCTGACCAAGGAAGAGGAAGAGAAGCGGGAGCGAGACCGCTGCAAGGAGTGCCAGGACGACAATAAAGACAAGGACAAGGACAAGGACAAGGCCGCCGCAAAGCCCGCCGCCGCCTCGGGCTCTGGAACGAAGCTGGCCACTCTGGCCAGCATGAAGAGCAAGCTTTGCGACCCGCTCTCGCTGCTGGCAAACAAGCGGCTGCCAATCTGCTTCGAGACGACGCTCGGCCAGGAGACGGCGCCGGGTCTGACGTCGGTCACCGTCATCAACGAGCAGCCCGGCAATCCGGTGATGGTACAGCCACGGCCCGCGCCTGTGCCGTCTAGCAGAGGGTGTGGCCCTCCCGGTGTGCAG GTCATCTGCAGCAGCGATGGCTACGGCGGCTACCAACAACCCACTGTCACGACCTgcagcggtggcggtggcggcagCGGCAACTTCACCGGTGTGCGCATCCGGGCTGACTCGTCTTCCTCGATGGGTCGGCGCTGCGAGCAGCTGCTTCCCGAGCCTTGTCCCGCGATGCAGGCGATACGCATCATGGACGACGGCATGGCGAACCGTCGCAGCTCGTCCCGCGTGGTACACATCTTCGAGGACCCGCCCGGACCGTCGCGGTCGACGCGAGGATCGTCGCGCGATCGACAGGTCACCGCACGCGTGGTGCACATCGAGGAAGAGTGTCCCGACTACGGGTGA